One stretch of Pyrenophora tritici-repentis strain M4 chromosome 4, whole genome shotgun sequence DNA includes these proteins:
- a CDS encoding PTR2, Dipeptide-tripeptide permease: MGKFYGLKGTQLNVAIAVIAGTDFALFGYDQGVMGGLLTLKSFVKYFPEIDSVNPPPGSSTSHAATIQAITVGAYTLGCFFGAVATIWLGNMLGRKKTIFIGSAIMVVGAILQTASFGLAQLIVGRWITGLGNGMNTSTVPTWQSETSKPHRRGQMVMIEGSMIVFGVMLSYWLDLGFSFLEPSSIAWRFPIAFQIILALFILALIPGLPESPRWLVLKGREDEALEVLAALSNLPPTDKKIQAELQAVKDVTLEMARGGFRDCFKMNKNRNFHRTVLAYVNQMFQQISGINLVTYYAATIFENSIGLSPFLSRLLSACNGTEYWIASWIAIFTIEKFGRRSLMIFGAAGMSMSMAVLAGATSNIGNKSLGLLATVFLFVFNSFFAVGWLGMTWLYPAEITPLSIRAPANAISTTANWIFNFLVVMITPPAFANIGYKTYIIFAVINAAMVPSVYFFFPETAYRSLEEMDEIFHKTTGAFDVVSVANNMPHRYDKRGELLIDYADTEQAMDAERRRSSVVAAGQNGVFEKEEGKEIREHVGK; this comes from the exons ATGGGGAAGTTTTACGGCCTCAAAGGCACGCAGCTCAATGTGGCTATTGCGGTGATCGCAGGAACGGACTTTGCGCTCTTTGGTTATG ATCAAGGTGTCATGGGCGGTTTGCTCACACTGAAGTCGTTCGTCAAGTATTTCCCGGAAATCGACAGCGTCAACCCGCCTCCAGGAAGTTCGACAAGCCATGCCGCAACGATCCAAGCCATCACTG TCGGCGCATACACGCTCGGCTGCTTCTTCGGTGCCGTAGCTACCATCTGGCTCGGTAACATGCTCGGACGTAAAAAGACAATCTTCATTGGTTCTGCTATCATGGTCGTAGGAGCCATTCTTCAAACTGCGTCATTCGGTCTTGCTCAACTCATCGTCGGACGTTGGATCACCGGCCTCGGCAACGGCATGAACACAAGTACGGTCCCAACATGGCAGTCTGAAACGTCAAAACCGCATCGTAGAGGTCAGATGGTCATGATTGAGGGTTCCATGATTGTGTTTGGCGTCATGCTGAGTTACTGGCTCGATCTTGGTTTCTCCTTCCTCGAACCCAGTAGTATCGCCTGGCGCTTCCCCATCGCCTTTCAGATTATTCTCGCACTCTTCATTCTGGCTTTGATTCCGGGGCTACCTGAGAGTCCGCGTTGGTTGGTTTTGAAGGGTCGTGAGGACGAGGCTTTGGAGGTCTTGGCTGCGCTCAGCAACCTGCCTCCTACCGATAAGAAGATCCAAGCCGAGCTCCAGGCTGTCAAGGATGTTACTCTAGAAATGGCTCGTGGTGGATTCAGGGACTGCTTCAAGATGAACAAGAACCGCAACTTTCACCGCACGGTGTTGGCTTACGTCAACCAAATGTTCCAGCAG ATTTCCGGTATCAACCTCGTAACCTACTACGCAGCCACCATTTTCGAAAACTCCATCGGTCTCTCGCCCTTCCTCAGCCGTCTCTTATCCGCTTGCAACGGCACCGAATACTGGATCGCCAGCTGGATCGCCATCTTCACAATTGAAAAGTTTGGACGTCGATCCTTGATGATATTCGGTGCTGCGGGAATGTCAATGTCCATGGCCGTCTTAGCCGGCGCTACCAGCAACATTGGTAACAAGAGCTTGGGACTCCTGGCC ACTGTCTTCCTATTCGTATTCAACTCCTTCTTCGCCGTCGGCTGGCTAGGCATGACATGGCTGTACCCCGCTGAAATCACGCCCCTCTCTATCCGTGCCCCTGCAAATGCAATCTCTACTACAGCCA ACTGGATCTTCAACTTCCTCGTCGTAATGATCACACCCCCCGCCTTCGCAAACATCGGCTACAAAACCTACATCATTTTCGCCGTCATAAACGCCGCAATGGTTCCCTCCGTCTACTTCTTCTTCCCAGAAACCGCGTACCGCTCGCTCGAGGAAATGGATGAGATCTTCCACAAGACTACGGGCGCCTTCGATGTTGTGAGCGTGGCAAACAATATGCCGCATAGGTACGATAAGCGTGGCGAGTTGCTCATCGATTATGCGGATACGGAGCAGGCTATGGACGCGGAGAGGAGGAGAAGCTCGGTTGTTGCTGCGGGACAGAATGGTGTGTTTGAGAAGGAGGAGGGCAAGGAGATTAGGGAACATGTTGGGAAGTAA
- a CDS encoding 66S preribosome component MAK16 → MASDDLVWSIIGTDFCSFKLKTTKDQTFCRNEHNVSGYCSRQSCPLANSRYATIRSDSATGELYLYIKAIERSHLPSKWWEKIKLPKNYAQALELVDQHLAYFPKFLVHKNKQRLTRLTQVNLRIRRLAKEEERLGERLVPRLAPKVRRREEGRERKALAAAKVERAIERVLIDRLRSGAYGDRP, encoded by the coding sequence ATGGCTTCCGACGATCTCGTGTGGTCCATTATTGGCACCGACTTTTGCTCGTTCAAGCTCAAGACTACCAAGGACCAGACCTTTTGTCGCAATGAACACAACGTCTCCGGTTACTGCTCAAGACAGAGCTGTCCTCTGGCAAACTCAAGATATGCTACCATAAGATCGGATTCTGCGACCGGCGAACTCTACCTATACATCAAGGCCATCGAGCGATCGCACCTTCCCTCCAAGTGGTGGGAGAAGATAAAACTTCCCAAGAATTACGCTCAAGCGCTGGAGCTCGTAGACCAACACCTTGCCTACTTCCCAAAGTTCCTCGTTCACAAGAATAAGCAGCGCTTGACGCGCCTTACTCAGGTGAACCTGCGAATAAGGAGATTAGCAAAGGAAGAAGAGCGCCTGGGTGAAAGGCTTGTACCCAGGCTTGCACCCAAGGTTCGCCGGCGAGAGGAAGGACGTGAGCGCAAGGCGCTTGCGGCCGCAAAGGTTGAGCGTGCTATCGAGCGAGTCCTTATCGATCGTCTGCGCAGTGGCGCGTATGGTGACCGACCGTAA
- a CDS encoding ThdF, GTPase → MRTRIRYAEPGEFTRRAFANNRMDLPQIESLRETLSASTEQQRKLSVRGTTSSLAARYEHWRMLLLQARGELEALIDFSEDQHFDESPAVLCASVAAQVDALRVLMEAHVANAVRGELLRNGISVALLGAPNAGKSSLLNRVVGRDAAIVSQEAGTTRDVVEVGLDLGGWLVKIGDMAGLRKAGLVGADVVGVVEQEGIRRAKQRALESDVVIVVQDATADMDQEVMETAKQCVDLGIDVIVAINKTDRLPAFSTARSAWEEKIQSTLGISSDRICFISCNETTPTAGNIKSFLDILQNTFQSMTAALVPDSDPDPSIWQESLGATERQRLLLSESLSHLSTFLTTVANPTTVNLAACESGAGEADEVDIVVAAECLRSAADALARITGRGDSGDVEEVLGVVFEK, encoded by the coding sequence ATGCGCACGCGAATCCGGTACGCTGAGCCAGGAGAGTTTACACGCCGAGCTTTTGCGAACAATCGCATGGACTTGCCCCAGATCGAATCGCTCAGAGAGACATTGTCAGCATCAACTGAACAGCAGCGGAAGCTGTCTGTCAGGGGCACAACCTCGTCTTTAGCTGCGCGGTACGAGCACTGGCGCATGCTTCTGCTGCAGGCGCGAGGCGAGCTGGAGGCCTTGATCGATTTCTCCGAAGACCAGCACTTTGACGAATCGCCCGCCGTCCTGTGCGCCTCTGTCGCAGCACAGGTCGACGCCTTACGTGTGCTCATGGAAGCGCACGTTGCGAATGCCGTTCGCGGAGAATTACTGCGCAACGGGATCAGCGTCGCCCTGCTGGGGGCACCCAATGCAGGCAAGAGCAGCCTGCTGAACCGTGTTGTTGGGCGAGATGCCGCGATTGTCTCACAGGAGGCGGGAACGACGCGGGACGTGGTCGAAGTTGGATTAGATTTGGGCGGGTGGCTTGTCAAGATTGGCGACATGGCTGGTCTGCGCAAAGCTGGTCTCGTGGGTGCGGATGTCGTTGGTGTAGTCGAACAGGAAGGTATTAGACGCGCAAAACAGCGAGCGCTTGAGTCGGACGTTGTGATTGTCGTTCAAGATGCCACCGCTGATATGGACCAAGAGGTGATGGAGACAGCAAAGCAATGCGTTGATTTAGGCATCGACGTGATAGTCGCCATCAACAAGACTGATCGTCTTCCTGCATTCTCTACTGCGCGCTCGGCATGGGAGGAAAAGATCCAGTCCACACTGGGCATTTCCAGCGATCGTATATGCTTCATTTCTTGCAACGAAACCACACCCACCGCTGGCAACATCAAGTCTTTCCTAGACATCCTACAAAACACCTTCCAATCCATGACTGCCGCACTAGTCCCCGATTCCGATCCCGACCCAAGTATCTGGCAAGAATCCCTAGGCGCAACCGAACGCCAACGTCTCCTCCTCTCCGAATCCCTCAGCCACCTCTCCACTTTCCTCACAACCGTCGCCAATCCCACAACAGTTAATCTTGCAGCCTGTgaatcaggcgctggcgAGGCAGACGAGGTCGACATAGTGGTCGCAGCAGAGTGTCTCCGCTCAGCAGCCGACGCGCTGGCCCGCATCACGGGCCGGGGCGACAGCGGCGACGTAGAAGAGGTATTGGGGGTCGTTTTCGAAAAGTAA
- a CDS encoding cell cycle checkpoint protein (Hus1): MRFKASIQNITTFTKLTASLNSLGPLAWVKLSEEQVCFTIIPDQGTQVWAVLSIDSIFETISVQSAANNVINLEVPLTSLNRALKSALNATSAHIRLTKKDNLPMLALTIVTTTSSNTYSAFPAATANNDDGFDAAFDNDFGAGNRETIVTQEIPVRVLPPDTVAHLHEPACREPDVHIILPPLMQLKSISDRFTKIALADTKSSSAASRTRLEVSANMHGCLKMSIKSDAMNISSVWTDLNNPELDPGHVAGGENGIAEHPSTRMKQLGSADGRSEEGWATVRIDGREWGKVMSVGRLGGRVIACFCHEHALILYVYLPNDNGDDESVLT, from the exons ATGCGGTTCAAGGCGTCAATACAGAATATCACAACCTTTACGA AGCTCACTGCGTCGCTCAATTCGCTCGGCCCGCTTGCGTGGGTGAAGCTCAGCGAAGAGCAGGTATGCTTCACTATTATACCAGACCAGGGCACCCAAGTATGGGC CGTTCTCTCAATT GACTCAATCTTCGAGACAATCAGCGTGCAGTCGGCAGCGAacaatgtcatcaacctTGAGGTTCCGCTCACATCCCTTAATCGCGCTTTGAAGTCGGCACTCAACGCGACGTCGGCTCATATACGCCTTACGAAAAAGGACAATCTGCCTATGCTCGCCCTCACTATCGTTACCACCACGTCTTCGAACACGTATAGCGCATTCCCTGCCGCCACGGCAAACAACGACGACGGGTTCGATGCAGCATTTGATAACGACTTTGGTGCGGGCAACCGCGAGACTATTGTCACCCAGGAGATACCCGTGCGAGTGCTTCCACCCGACACAGTAGCACATTTGCACGAGCCAGCGTGTAGAGAACCAGACGTGCATATCATACTGCCACCTCTGATGCAGCTCAAGAGCATCAGCGACAGGTTTACCAAAATAGCTTTGGCAGATACAAAATCAAGCAGCGCGGCCTCCAGGACACGGTTGGAAGTGTCGGCGAATATGCATGGCTGTCTTAAGATGAGCATTAAATCCGATGCCATGAATATATCGTCTGTATGGACGGACCTCAACAATCCAGAGCTGGATCCTGGCCATGTTGCTGGAGGTGAAAATGGTATCGCAGAACATCCGAGTACGCGTATGAAGCAGCTAGGTTCGGCTGATGGACGTAGCGAGGAGGGTTGGGCCACGGTCCGTATCGATGGACGTGAATGGGGCAAGGTCATGAGTGTAGGCAGACTGGGTGGAAGAGTTATTGCGT GCTTCTGCCACGAGCACGCATTGATTCTTTATGTATACCTCCCCAATGACAACGGGGACGACGAGTCAGTTCTTACG TAG